The following are from one region of the Petrotoga mobilis SJ95 genome:
- a CDS encoding Gfo/Idh/MocA family protein, whose product MFKRLTYGMVGGSKDSQIGIVHRKAINLHGKAELVCGSFSRNFKNTLATGKELKIDEKRLYKNYEEMAEEEAKRPDKIDFVSIVTPNSSHYEVAKKFLESGINVMCEKPLTITLKEAEELKQLARKNNLLFAVAYTFTGYSMLRYARELIKRGEIGEVRFINGRYLSEWMAKVPFAGKNSRHEWRSDPKVSGVSNCVADIGVHVESVVSFLTGLKIKSLNARMDKFVEPDRLDDNASILINYDNGAEGIYWTSQIAMGHENTLDIGIYGTKGSIEWSQEHANYLKISKVNHPFITLSRGSESVDDFIKTDYVTPGGHQEGYVEAFARVYDKFISAITKKKKGELLEQRDLDFPTVEDGVEGMRFIEKCVESTKRGASWVEF is encoded by the coding sequence ATGTTCAAAAGATTGACTTATGGAATGGTAGGTGGAAGTAAAGACTCTCAAATAGGCATAGTCCACAGAAAAGCTATAAATCTACACGGGAAGGCAGAATTAGTCTGTGGAAGTTTTTCAAGAAACTTCAAAAACACTTTGGCAACAGGCAAAGAGTTAAAAATAGATGAGAAAAGATTGTATAAAAATTATGAAGAAATGGCTGAGGAGGAAGCTAAAAGGCCCGATAAAATAGATTTTGTATCCATTGTCACACCCAACAGTTCACATTATGAAGTGGCAAAAAAATTTTTAGAATCTGGAATAAATGTGATGTGTGAAAAGCCGTTAACCATCACTCTAAAAGAAGCTGAAGAGCTAAAACAGTTAGCAAGAAAAAACAACCTACTTTTTGCGGTTGCTTACACCTTTACAGGTTATTCAATGTTAAGATACGCAAGAGAGTTAATTAAAAGAGGGGAAATAGGTGAGGTTAGGTTTATCAATGGTCGATACCTAAGTGAGTGGATGGCAAAGGTGCCGTTTGCCGGCAAAAATTCTCGCCACGAGTGGAGATCGGATCCAAAAGTTTCGGGTGTATCTAATTGCGTGGCTGATATAGGGGTACACGTGGAAAGCGTAGTTTCTTTCCTAACAGGTTTGAAGATAAAGTCCTTAAATGCCAGAATGGACAAGTTTGTTGAGCCAGATAGGCTAGACGATAATGCATCTATACTAATAAATTATGATAATGGGGCAGAAGGCATATACTGGACATCTCAAATTGCTATGGGCCACGAAAATACTTTGGATATTGGTATATATGGAACAAAAGGATCTATAGAATGGTCACAAGAACACGCAAATTACTTGAAGATCTCAAAAGTTAACCATCCTTTTATAACTTTATCGAGGGGAAGCGAAAGCGTTGATGATTTTATTAAAACTGATTATGTGACTCCTGGTGGGCATCAGGAAGGTTACGTTGAAGCCTTTGCAAGGGTATACGATAAGTTTATTAGCGCAATTACAAAAAAGAAAAAAGGAGAACTTTTAGAACAAAGAGACTTAGATTTCCCCACTGTAGAAGACGGAGTAGAGGGAATGCGATTTATAGAAAAATGTGTAGAAAGTACAAAAAGAGGTGCTAGTTGGGTAGAATTTTAA
- a CDS encoding SDR family NAD(P)-dependent oxidoreductase — protein sequence MAGRLEGKVAIITGAARGMGRAEAELFAKEGAKVVVADILEKEAKEVADKINKDGYEAMAVKLDVTKADEWKKVVDQVTEKWGKVDVLVNNAGIFPRSGVEDASEEEWDRVMNVNAKSQFLGIKYVLPAMKKATKGSIINISSIYGLIGSGAAVAYHASKGASRLLTKTVAAELAKYNIRVNSVHPGVIRTPMTDELLKDEQSAKGILGTTVLGRPAEPEEVAYGALFLASDESSFMTGSELVIDGGYTAL from the coding sequence ATGGCAGGAAGATTAGAAGGAAAAGTTGCTATTATTACAGGAGCCGCAAGAGGAATGGGAAGAGCTGAAGCTGAACTCTTCGCAAAAGAGGGAGCGAAGGTCGTTGTTGCAGATATTTTAGAGAAGGAAGCAAAAGAGGTAGCAGATAAAATCAACAAAGATGGATATGAAGCAATGGCTGTAAAACTTGATGTTACAAAAGCTGACGAATGGAAAAAAGTTGTCGATCAGGTAACAGAGAAATGGGGTAAGGTTGATGTTTTAGTAAACAACGCGGGAATTTTCCCTAGAAGTGGTGTTGAGGATGCATCTGAAGAAGAATGGGATCGTGTAATGAACGTAAACGCAAAGAGCCAATTTTTAGGTATAAAGTACGTGTTACCAGCAATGAAGAAGGCAACAAAGGGCTCTATAATTAATATTTCTTCTATTTATGGACTCATAGGTAGTGGTGCTGCTGTGGCGTACCATGCTTCAAAGGGCGCCTCAAGATTGTTAACAAAAACGGTTGCAGCCGAACTCGCTAAATACAATATTAGAGTAAATTCTGTACATCCTGGTGTAATAAGAACACCGATGACTGATGAACTGTTAAAAGATGAACAATCAGCTAAGGGTATCCTTGGAACTACTGTACTCGGTAGACCTGCTGAACCTGAAGAAGTTGCTTATGGAGCATTATTCTTAGCTTCCGATGAATCCTCGTTCATGACCGGTTCTGAATTGGTTATTGATGGAGGATATACAGCATTATAA
- a CDS encoding NADH-quinone oxidoreductase subunit NuoE family protein, with amino-acid sequence MEELLESKLKDIETYLNSLDLTDKTEEERRSLLIEVLHKVQENLGYIPNEVQKLVAKKLKIPSSQVYGVVTFYNFFSTKPKGKYPISVCLGTACYVGGANEILDEFKKILNVEEEEVTEDGLFSIHPVRCLGACGLAPVVKIGEKVYGRLKINDVRRIIRDYRAKEKNS; translated from the coding sequence ATGGAAGAACTTCTTGAAAGCAAATTAAAAGACATTGAAACTTATCTTAATTCACTCGATTTGACGGACAAAACCGAAGAAGAAAGAAGGAGCTTGCTTATTGAAGTTTTGCATAAAGTTCAAGAAAATCTAGGATATATCCCAAATGAAGTGCAAAAATTAGTGGCAAAAAAACTGAAAATTCCTTCTTCTCAAGTTTATGGTGTTGTGACTTTCTACAATTTTTTCTCCACAAAACCTAAAGGTAAGTATCCTATAAGTGTATGCTTAGGAACAGCTTGTTACGTGGGAGGAGCGAACGAAATCTTAGACGAATTCAAAAAGATTTTAAATGTTGAAGAAGAAGAAGTAACCGAGGACGGATTATTTTCTATTCATCCGGTTAGGTGTTTAGGTGCTTGTGGTTTGGCACCTGTCGTAAAAATAGGGGAAAAAGTATATGGGAGACTTAAAATAAACGATGTAAGAAGAATAATTAGAGATTATAGAGCCAAAGAGAAAAATAGTTGA
- a CDS encoding alpha-mannosidase has protein sequence MLEDITKKKLENGLREVKKSQTLSILQILQMDYFEDKERRFKPEFNNSTNWKKIEKEEKWGGYDKVFWFRKNIEVPESIGEESLFLRVSLEKDGDLDVIPDYPESLLFVNGQFVQGIDKYHKEAIISPKIVQGNVLRIYLRSWTGLRGELNYTFSGLELYKIEKYSQKYYFLAKNVLDTIDQLSQNDIVRVKLFNILNESYKRINFIKPRSKEYYESIKDSYSFLQEELKKMRNFKLDSPKVVLTGHSHIDMAWLWTVLHTREKAQRTFSTVLNLMQEYPEYIFMHSSPALYKFLKNDYPELYEKVKQKIKEGRWEATGGMWIESDSNISPGEFLIRQILFGKRFLKEEFGIDSKVVWLPDAFGYTYALPQIIKKSGMKYFATTKISWNEINKFPYDTFWWKGIDGTKILSHFITTPDKNNYFYTYNGMVEPFTIRGIWDNYKQKDINDELLLVFGWGDGGGGPTYEMLENYEAIKEIPGLPQVDMGRVEDYFEKLGERIRDKNVPVWDDELYFELHRGTYTSQAFVKRENRKSEVLYHNAELLNSMALKLLEDFEYPKNSLNEGWELLLLNQFHDILPGSSIREVYEDARRDFEKIKGIANKEIERAISMISKEIKSEEDSLVLFNTTSFERDEIVELENGKKTLVRGIPPFGYKSIKVSNLEQKQIDEKMIVKEDYIENRYYIIEFNEKGQLKRLYDKENKREVLEEGKLGNVLQTFEDKPYFFDAWDISPYFNEKMKEVTDLIEVKVEEETPLKGVLKFSWRFYDSTIEQRVIVYNHIRRIDFDTHVDWKEKQVLLKTAFPVNIRSTKATYNIQFGNIERSTTNNTSWDIAKFEVPAQKWADLSEANYGVSILNDCKHGYDIKENVMRLTLLRSPIEPDETADRTDHTFIYSLLPHAGTWRDSQVIQEAYKLNYSVIVKKIRKNEEGNLPDNFSFIKVNDFDVVIETIKKAEDDDSILIRLFEDKGSRKKEVEIEFFRSLKKVVECNLIEEEEKEIAFKDNKIVFSITPYEIKTFKVWF, from the coding sequence ATGTTAGAAGACATAACCAAGAAAAAGTTAGAGAACGGATTAAGAGAAGTTAAAAAATCACAAACACTTAGTATTCTCCAAATTTTGCAAATGGATTACTTTGAAGACAAAGAAAGAAGATTCAAGCCTGAATTCAACAATTCAACAAACTGGAAAAAGATAGAAAAAGAGGAAAAGTGGGGAGGGTACGATAAGGTATTTTGGTTTAGAAAAAATATCGAAGTGCCTGAAAGTATTGGTGAAGAAAGTCTATTTTTGAGGGTTTCTTTGGAAAAAGATGGCGATTTGGACGTTATTCCCGATTATCCTGAATCTTTACTTTTTGTAAATGGTCAGTTCGTTCAAGGAATAGACAAATACCATAAAGAGGCTATAATATCGCCAAAGATTGTACAAGGAAATGTATTGAGGATATACTTAAGGTCATGGACTGGCTTGAGAGGGGAATTAAATTACACATTTTCAGGTTTGGAGCTTTACAAAATAGAAAAATATTCACAAAAGTACTATTTCTTAGCAAAGAATGTTCTTGACACAATCGATCAACTAAGTCAAAACGATATTGTAAGAGTAAAATTATTCAATATTTTAAACGAGTCTTACAAAAGAATCAATTTTATAAAACCTCGATCCAAAGAATACTATGAATCAATAAAAGACAGTTATAGTTTTTTGCAAGAAGAATTGAAAAAAATGAGAAATTTTAAGCTGGATTCTCCGAAAGTTGTTTTGACAGGACATTCTCATATAGATATGGCATGGCTTTGGACAGTTTTACACACAAGAGAAAAAGCACAAAGAACCTTTTCGACGGTTCTCAATCTGATGCAAGAGTATCCAGAATATATATTTATGCACTCTTCTCCGGCATTGTACAAGTTCTTAAAAAACGATTACCCTGAGTTGTATGAAAAAGTAAAGCAAAAAATTAAAGAAGGCAGATGGGAAGCAACTGGTGGTATGTGGATAGAATCGGATTCTAATATTTCTCCAGGTGAGTTTTTGATAAGACAGATACTATTTGGGAAAAGGTTCTTAAAAGAAGAGTTTGGAATAGATTCTAAAGTTGTATGGTTGCCAGATGCATTTGGTTACACATACGCCCTTCCTCAGATAATAAAGAAAAGTGGAATGAAGTACTTCGCTACAACCAAAATAAGCTGGAATGAGATCAACAAATTCCCTTACGATACTTTTTGGTGGAAAGGCATCGATGGGACAAAAATCCTTTCCCATTTTATTACGACTCCAGATAAGAACAATTATTTTTATACCTACAACGGTATGGTGGAACCTTTCACGATAAGGGGGATATGGGATAACTACAAACAAAAAGATATAAACGATGAATTACTTCTTGTCTTCGGTTGGGGAGATGGGGGAGGAGGCCCAACATATGAAATGTTAGAAAATTATGAAGCAATAAAAGAAATCCCAGGTTTACCCCAAGTGGATATGGGAAGAGTAGAGGATTATTTTGAGAAATTGGGAGAAAGAATAAGAGATAAAAATGTCCCAGTTTGGGATGATGAGCTGTACTTCGAATTACATCGAGGTACGTATACTTCACAAGCTTTTGTGAAAAGGGAAAACAGAAAATCAGAAGTATTGTACCATAACGCAGAGTTATTAAATTCTATGGCTTTGAAATTATTAGAAGATTTCGAATATCCTAAAAATTCTCTAAATGAAGGATGGGAACTATTATTATTAAATCAATTCCACGATATTTTACCAGGTTCCTCAATAAGAGAGGTTTATGAAGATGCAAGAAGAGATTTTGAAAAGATAAAGGGGATAGCTAACAAAGAGATCGAAAGGGCTATTTCTATGATTTCAAAGGAAATAAAAAGCGAAGAAGACAGTTTGGTATTATTCAACACCACCTCCTTTGAAAGGGACGAGATTGTAGAGTTAGAAAACGGTAAAAAAACGTTGGTTAGAGGAATCCCCCCTTTTGGCTATAAAAGTATTAAGGTATCAAATTTGGAGCAGAAGCAAATTGATGAAAAAATGATCGTAAAAGAAGATTACATTGAAAACAGATACTATATAATCGAATTCAATGAAAAAGGGCAGCTTAAAAGATTATACGATAAAGAAAATAAAAGGGAAGTACTGGAAGAGGGGAAATTGGGAAACGTGCTACAAACCTTCGAAGATAAACCTTACTTTTTTGACGCATGGGATATTTCTCCTTATTTCAACGAAAAGATGAAAGAGGTTACTGATTTAATCGAAGTAAAAGTAGAGGAAGAGACTCCTTTAAAAGGTGTTTTAAAATTCTCATGGAGGTTTTATGACTCAACTATCGAACAAAGAGTCATTGTGTACAACCACATAAGAAGAATCGATTTTGATACACATGTTGACTGGAAAGAGAAACAAGTTTTATTAAAAACAGCTTTTCCTGTTAATATAAGAAGCACGAAAGCCACCTACAACATACAATTTGGAAACATAGAAAGAAGTACAACCAACAACACAAGTTGGGATATAGCAAAATTTGAAGTCCCAGCACAAAAATGGGCAGATCTTTCAGAAGCAAACTATGGAGTTTCCATACTAAATGATTGTAAACATGGGTACGATATAAAAGAAAACGTTATGAGACTCACTCTTCTAAGATCCCCAATCGAACCCGATGAAACGGCTGATAGAACGGATCACACATTCATTTATTCTCTTCTACCACACGCTGGAACATGGAGAGATTCACAAGTAATACAAGAAGCCTACAAATTGAATTATTCTGTAATAGTTAAAAAGATAAGAAAAAACGAAGAAGGAAACCTCCCTGACAATTTCTCTTTTATCAAGGTCAACGATTTTGATGTGGTAATTGAAACCATAAAAAAAGCGGAAGATGATGACTCTATACTAATTAGACTTTTCGAAGATAAAGGCAGTCGAAAAAAGGAAGTGGAAATAGAATTTTTTAGAAGTTTAAAAAAAGTGGTTGAATGTAATTTAATTGAAGAAGAGGAAAAAGAAATTGCATTTAAAGATAATAAAATCGTATTCAGTATAACACCATACGAAATAAAAACCTTTAAAGTGTGGTTTTAA
- a CDS encoding Gfo/Idh/MocA family protein, translating to MSKKITYGMVGGSIDSMIGEAHRNAILSDGRASIVSGCFSRDYKKTLKTGKKWDIKKDRLYENYLEMAEEESKKKNKIDFVVIATPNVSHYEIAKTFLEKGINVVCDKPLTTTVKEAQELKQLADDNDLLLCVTYSYVGYPVISLARNKIEKGELGEIRFINVQYIQGWLAKKIEDENKQAQWRLDPNQSGLANTTADIGSHVENMVSYLTRKEIDNLCARLDTFGESRKLEDNSTVMVNFKDKSKGLLFMSQIAVGENNNFSVCVYGSEGTLKWNFNQANKLTILYEDHKEEIVQNVDEIPGTNIGFKNTYSTFITDLINKKNGEIITNDNAHFQSVNAGLRGMRFIEKCVESSKNGSVWVKF from the coding sequence ATGTCAAAAAAAATAACCTACGGAATGGTTGGTGGATCCATAGATTCTATGATAGGTGAGGCACATAGAAATGCAATATTATCAGATGGAAGGGCAAGCATAGTTAGTGGATGTTTTTCACGAGATTATAAAAAAACATTAAAAACAGGCAAAAAGTGGGACATAAAGAAAGATAGATTGTACGAAAACTACTTAGAAATGGCTGAAGAGGAGAGTAAAAAGAAAAATAAAATTGATTTTGTAGTTATTGCTACTCCGAATGTTTCCCATTATGAAATAGCTAAAACTTTCTTAGAAAAAGGTATAAATGTTGTCTGCGATAAACCGCTAACAACAACAGTAAAAGAAGCGCAAGAGCTAAAACAGTTAGCAGATGATAATGATCTTTTGTTGTGTGTGACGTATTCGTACGTGGGATATCCGGTTATCTCGTTAGCAAGAAACAAAATAGAAAAAGGTGAGTTGGGCGAAATAAGATTCATTAATGTACAATATATTCAAGGATGGCTTGCAAAAAAGATCGAAGATGAAAACAAGCAAGCCCAATGGAGATTGGATCCAAACCAAAGTGGTTTGGCTAATACTACAGCCGACATAGGTAGTCATGTGGAGAACATGGTTTCATATCTTACTAGAAAAGAGATCGATAATTTGTGTGCACGCCTTGATACTTTTGGTGAATCAAGAAAATTGGAAGATAATTCCACCGTGATGGTAAATTTCAAAGATAAAAGTAAAGGATTACTTTTCATGTCTCAAATTGCTGTGGGAGAGAACAACAATTTTAGCGTTTGCGTGTATGGTTCGGAAGGTACGTTGAAATGGAATTTTAATCAAGCAAACAAATTAACAATTTTGTATGAAGACCACAAAGAAGAGATAGTTCAAAATGTGGATGAAATTCCTGGAACAAATATAGGGTTCAAAAATACTTATTCCACATTTATTACCGATTTAATAAATAAAAAAAACGGAGAAATTATAACCAACGATAATGCCCATTTTCAAAGTGTAAACGCGGGATTAAGAGGGATGAGGTTTATTGAAAAATGTGTAGAAAGTTCGAAAAATGGAAGCGTTTGGGTAAAGTTTTAA
- a CDS encoding NADH-dependent [FeFe] hydrogenase, group A6, translating into MPKVYINDGEFLASEKDTVLTAVQKFGGYIPTLCYMNLKDINIENKPSSCRVCMVEIEGRRTLAPACTTPVFEGMRIKTHSRMAVEARRTAVQLLLSDHPQDCLKCPKNGECELQKIASELNIVNNPYFGKTSNYDLDISAAIIRDPNKCIMCRRCETMCNEFQTVGVLSAIDRGFGAVVKPSFDMPLEETACTFCGQCVAVCPTGALVERSYIDEVWKELENEEKHVVVQTAPAVRVALAEEFGYEPGTISTGKLVGALKLMGFDKVFDTNFGADLTIMEEATEFKERLENGGFLPMLTSCCPGWVKFIEHQFPDLLEMPSSAKSPQQMFGAIAKSYYAQKNDIDPKKITVVSIMPCLAKKYEAAREEINASPEYRDVDYVLTTRELAKMIKEAGINFKAVPEREYDSPLGESTGAAAIFGRTGGVAEAALRTAYEWITGNELKEVEFEQLHGYESIRVAEVEINGKKLRVGVAYGLGNARKLLEDVQSGKIDLHLIEIMACPGGCVGGGGQPYHHGDFNVIKKRIEALNVVDKSKIIRKSHENPSIVRLYNEYLEKPGSEKSHQLLHTHYVQREWL; encoded by the coding sequence ATGCCAAAAGTATATATAAATGACGGTGAATTTTTAGCTTCTGAAAAAGATACCGTTTTAACGGCTGTTCAAAAATTTGGCGGTTACATACCAACACTTTGTTATATGAACTTAAAGGATATAAATATAGAAAATAAGCCTTCTTCATGTAGAGTATGTATGGTTGAAATAGAAGGTAGAAGAACTTTAGCCCCGGCTTGTACAACGCCGGTATTTGAAGGAATGAGAATAAAGACACATTCCAGGATGGCGGTAGAAGCTCGAAGAACCGCTGTTCAGTTATTGTTATCAGATCATCCACAAGATTGTCTAAAATGTCCGAAAAATGGTGAGTGTGAACTACAAAAAATCGCCTCTGAACTAAACATTGTGAACAATCCTTATTTTGGCAAAACATCTAATTACGATCTTGATATATCTGCTGCAATAATTAGGGATCCGAACAAATGTATTATGTGTAGAAGATGCGAAACCATGTGTAACGAATTTCAAACCGTTGGGGTTCTTTCGGCTATAGACAGAGGTTTTGGTGCTGTCGTTAAGCCTTCTTTTGATATGCCTTTAGAAGAAACTGCCTGTACCTTCTGCGGTCAATGCGTGGCAGTCTGTCCTACGGGGGCTCTAGTTGAAAGATCTTACATAGACGAAGTATGGAAAGAGTTGGAAAATGAAGAGAAGCACGTTGTAGTTCAAACCGCTCCTGCGGTGAGGGTCGCTTTAGCGGAAGAATTTGGTTACGAGCCTGGAACTATCTCTACCGGGAAGTTGGTTGGAGCTTTAAAACTAATGGGTTTTGATAAGGTTTTCGATACCAATTTTGGAGCAGATTTAACCATAATGGAGGAAGCTACAGAGTTCAAAGAAAGGTTAGAAAATGGTGGTTTTTTACCTATGTTGACTTCTTGTTGTCCAGGATGGGTTAAATTTATCGAACATCAATTCCCTGACTTGCTTGAGATGCCTTCTTCTGCGAAGTCTCCTCAACAGATGTTTGGAGCGATTGCAAAGAGTTATTATGCACAAAAAAATGATATTGATCCCAAAAAGATAACCGTTGTATCCATAATGCCCTGTCTAGCCAAAAAGTACGAAGCAGCTAGAGAAGAAATAAATGCATCACCTGAATACAGGGATGTTGATTATGTATTGACCACCAGAGAACTGGCGAAAATGATCAAAGAAGCAGGAATTAATTTCAAAGCTGTCCCAGAAAGGGAGTATGATAGTCCTTTAGGAGAATCCACCGGTGCTGCAGCCATTTTTGGAAGAACGGGAGGAGTTGCAGAGGCAGCTTTAAGAACCGCTTATGAATGGATAACCGGGAATGAACTTAAAGAAGTAGAATTTGAGCAACTTCATGGATATGAGTCTATAAGAGTTGCAGAAGTTGAAATTAATGGGAAAAAATTAAGAGTTGGAGTTGCTTATGGCTTAGGTAACGCACGAAAACTCTTGGAAGACGTTCAATCGGGAAAAATAGACTTACATTTAATCGAAATTATGGCTTGTCCAGGGGGTTGTGTTGGAGGCGGTGGTCAACCGTACCATCATGGTGATTTCAACGTGATTAAAAAGAGAATCGAGGCATTAAATGTCGTTGACAAATCAAAGATAATTCGAAAGTCCCATGAAAATCCATCAATTGTTAGACTATACAACGAGTATTTGGAAAAGCCAGGAAGTGAAAAATCACATCAATTGTTGCATACTCATTATGTGCAAAGAGAATGGCTTTAA
- a CDS encoding thioredoxin family protein, with protein sequence MSLFEKKKKETTSCNGENHNIGGMPKPDHSKAGSASVKILGSGCPKCNQLEAATKEALQQLGMDMAIDHVTDFSEIAAYGVMATPALVVDGKVVSYGKVLKTKEVVEILQKVRS encoded by the coding sequence ATGTCACTATTTGAAAAGAAAAAGAAAGAAACAACATCCTGCAACGGAGAAAACCATAATATAGGAGGGATGCCAAAGCCAGATCATTCTAAAGCTGGGAGTGCTAGCGTTAAAATACTTGGAAGCGGATGTCCGAAATGCAATCAACTTGAAGCAGCAACAAAAGAGGCTCTCCAGCAGCTTGGTATGGATATGGCGATTGATCATGTAACAGATTTTTCAGAAATTGCGGCTTATGGTGTTATGGCAACCCCTGCTCTCGTTGTGGACGGGAAGGTGGTTTCTTATGGTAAAGTTTTAAAAACTAAAGAGGTGGTGGAGATTCTTCAAAAAGTTAGGTCATGA